A genomic window from Dermacentor silvarum isolate Dsil-2018 chromosome 9, BIME_Dsil_1.4, whole genome shotgun sequence includes:
- the LOC119464973 gene encoding uncharacterized protein LOC119464973 — protein sequence MSSAGNSASALGRGFHPPSTTDSGNYKVVLPRLPTGNTVLNSVFLHADLAGRPYRAPDFRDALLSVLNAADILGAGQYQMSHLWLATCVNSIAKQKLVDKGELLVKGLKCLVIDPECKNIKMKLLWLPPHLEQRRIVEALEPYGTVQSITREMWRCDGMEGWQMTNRDVAFTLKDGVSASNLPHLLSIYGHQCLILVPGRPPLCLRCNRVGHIRRQCRTPRCSNCHRYGHIADACIGTYADKLRGNRPAEDETITDHLMDVSEVVDATGETPAEAHRQEETKPSSADDSLSPKPAAVEDTKLPDDEPTMSWAELPPVQDRPPSVESGLMCEATKKRPAPADNPSSVGKEARVPKVSKLTKPLRGTPAPTDVSCVEVQQKVASASPPQDGSDAPLEQRVNAAPT from the coding sequence ATGagctctgctggaaacagcgcatcggCCCTGGGCCGAGGATTCCACCCCCCGTCAACTACTGATTCCGGTAATTATAAGGTCGTTCTCCCTCGTCTACCAACTGGCAATACCGTTCTCAACTcagttttcctgcatgctgacctGGCAGGGCGGCCATATCGTGCCCCAGACTTTCGCGATGCACTCCTTTCTGTTCTGAATGCAGCTGATATCCTCGGTGCTGGACAGTACCAGATGAGCCATTTGTGGCTAGCAACATGCGTTAATAGCATCGCGAAACAGAAACTTGTCGACAAAGGCGAGCTGCTGGTGAAGGGCCTCAAGTGCCTTGTCATAGACCCAGAATGCAAAAATATCAAGATGAAGCTTCTTTGGCTTCCCCCACACCTCGAACAGAGACGGATTGTTGAAGCGCTAGAACCTTATGGAACAGTGCAGTCTATCACGAGAGAAATGTGGCGGTGTGACGGCATGGAGGGCTGGCAAATGACTAATCGCGACGTGGCGTTTACACTGAAGGACGGAGTCTCTGCAAGTAATCTGCCTCACCTATTGAGCATATACGGGCACCAGTGCCTCATCTTGGTTCCTGGCCGACCACCACTTTGCCTACGGTGCAACAGAGTCGGGCATATCCGGCGACAATGTAGGACACCACGCTGCAGCAACTGTCACCGCTACGGTCACATTGCAGATGCATGCATCGGAACCTacgctgacaagcttcgtggaaACAGACCAGCTGAGGATGAGACCATCACCGATCATCTAATGGATGTGAGCGAGGTTGTGGATGCGACCGGTGAAACACCCGCTGAAGCTCATCGACAGGAAGAGACAAAGCCTTCATCGGCTGACGATAGCCTTAGCCCGAAGCCTGCCGCTGTGGAGGATACTAAGTTGCCTGACGACGAACCAACTATGTCATGGGCAGAATTGCCACCAGTTCAAGACCGCCCGCCATCAGTGGAATCTGGATTGATGTGTGAGGCTACTAAGAAGCGTCCAGCGCCAGCTGACAACCCATCGTCCGTGGGAAAGGAGGCCCGGGTTCCCAAAGTGTCGAAGTTGACAAAACCGCTCCGAGGAACGCCTGCACCCACAGATGTCTCTTGTGTTGAAGTGCAGCAAAAGGTCGCCAGCGCATCCCCTCCTCAAGACGGGAGTGATGCACCCCTAGAGCAGCGTGTGAACGCTGCACCAACATAG